A single region of the Chionomys nivalis chromosome 5, mChiNiv1.1, whole genome shotgun sequence genome encodes:
- the Pogk gene encoding pogo transposable element with KRAB domain, whose protein sequence is MESPAYPPDMTPKEEQEEAIRIRGLEDGPPIDMQKVLIGSEGSWVPVLFDEVAIYFSDEEWEVLTEQQKALYREVMRMNYEIVLSLEFPFPKPDVISRLEREEEYPNSDDWRLQGVTFAENEESDFNTPHWASPVTATSHFPQPQQFNSFWHLPRDIAELPEWSEGYPFYMALGFPGCDLSADDLASRFQFSRGMRRSYDAGFKLMVVEYAESTNNCQAAKQFGVLEKNVRDWRKVKPQLQNAHAMRRAFRGPKNGRFALVDQRVAEYVRYMQAKGDPITREAMQLKALEIAQEMNIPEKGFKASLGWCRRMMRRYDLSLRHKVPVPQHLAEDLTEKLITYQQSVLALRRTHDYGVAQMGNADETPICLEVPSRVTVDNQGEKPVLVKTPGREKLKITAMLGVLADGRKLPPYIILRGTYIPPGKFPSGMEIRCHRYGWMTEDLMQDWLEVVWKRRTGAVPKQRGMLILNGFRCHATDSVKSSMESMNTDMVIIPGGLTSQLQVLDMVVYKPLNDSVRAQYYNWLLAGNLALSPTGNAKKPPLGLFLEWVMMAWNSISSESIVQGFRKCHISSNLEEEDDVLWEIESELSREPPKECDPESVAVN, encoded by the exons GTACCAGTCCTATTTGATGAGGTGGCCATATATTTTTCGGATGAGGAGTGGGAAGTTTTGACAGAGCAACAAAAAGCCCTCTACCGGGAAGTCATGAGGATGAATTATGAGATTGTCCTGTCCCTGG AATTCCCATTCCCTAAGCCAGACGTGATCAGTCGgttggaaagagaagaggagtaTCCTAATTCTGATGACTGGCGGCTCCAGGGAGTAACCTTTGCAG AAAATGAAGAATCTGACTTTAACACTCCACATTGGGCAAGCCCAGTGActgccacctcccatttccctcaacCTCAGCAATTCAACAGCTTTTGGCATCTGCCTCGGGACATCGCTGAGCTGCCTGAATGGAGTGAGGGGTACCCCTTCTACATGGCCCTGGGCTTCCCAGGGTGTGACCTCTCAGCTGATGACTTGGCTAGCAGGTTTCAGTTCAGTAGGGGCATGCGCCGCAGCTACGATGCCGGGTTCAAATTGATGGTGGTGGAGTATGCCGAAAGCACCAACAACTGTCAGGCTGCCAAGCAGTTTGGGGTATTGGAAAAAAATGTTCGAGACTGGCGAAAAGTGAAGCCACAGCTCCAAAATGCCCATGCCATGCGGCGGGCATTCCGAGGCCCTAAGAATGGAAGGTTTGCTCTGGTGGACCAGCGTGTTGCCGAGTATGTCAGATATATGCAGGCCAAAGGGGACCCCATCACCAGGGAAGCAATGCAGTTGAAAGCTCTTGAAATTGCCCAGGAAATGAACATTCCAGAGAAAGGATTCAAGGCAAGTCTGGGCTGGTGTAGAAGAATGATGAGAAGGTATGACCTATCTCTGAGGCATAAAGTGCCGGTTCCCCAGCACTTGGCCGAGGACCTGACTGAGAAGCTCATCACTTATCAGCAGAGCGTGCTGGCTCTGCGCCGGACACATGACTATGGAGTGGCACAGATGGGCAATGCAGATGAGACACCCATCTGCTTAGAAGTGCCCTCTAGAGTGACTGTAGACAACCAGGGTGAAAAGCCTGTCCTGGTCAAGACACCAGGTAGGGAGAAATTGAAGATCACAGCCATGCTGGGTGTCTTGGCTGATGGGAGGAAGTTACCCCCATACATCATTTTGAGGGGAACATATATTCCCCCTGGGAAGTTCCCCAGTGGCATGGAAATCCGCTGCCACCGCTATGGGTGGATGACTGAGGACTTGATGCAAGACTGGTTGGAAGTTGTGTGGAAACGGAGGACTGGAGCTGTGCCCAAACAACGAGGGATGTTGATCCTGAATGGCTTCCGGTGTCATGCCACCGACTCGGTAAAGAGTTCCATGGAAAGCATGAACACAGACATGGTGATCATCCCAGGTGGTCTGACGTCACAGCTGCAGGTGTTGGATATGGTGGTCTACAAGCCTCTGAATGACAGTGTCCGGGCCCAGTATTACAACTGGCTTCTGGCGGGGAACCTGGCACTGAGCCCCACTGGAAATGCTAAGAAGCCACCACTGGGCCTCTTCCTGGAGTGGGTCATGATGGCATGGAACAGCATCTCAAGTGAATCAATTGTCCAGGGGTTCAGAAAGTGCCACATCTCCAGCAACTTAGAGGAGGAAGATGACGTTCTGTGGGAAATTGAGAGCGAGCTATCCAGAGAACCACCAAAAGAATGTGATCCTGAAAGTGTGGCGGTCAACTGA
- the Tada1 gene encoding transcriptional adapter 1: MATFVSELEAAKKNLSEALGDNVKQYWANLKLWFKQKISKEEFDLEAHRLLTQDNVHSHNDFLLAILTRCQILVSTPEGAGSLPWTGGSAAKPGKPKGKKKLSSVRQKFDHRFQPQNPLSGAQQFVAKDPQDDDDLKLCSHTMMLPTRGQLEGRMIVTAYEHGLDNVTEEAVSAVVYAVENHLKDILTSVVSRRKAYRVRDGHFKYAFGSNVTPQPYLKNSVVAYNNLVEGPPAFSAPCASQNPASQPHPDDAEQQAAFLLACSGDTLPASLPPVNMYDLFEALQVHREVIPTHTVYALNIERIIMKLWHPNHEELQQDKVHRQRLAAKEGLLLS; the protein is encoded by the exons ATGGCGACCTTTGTGAGCGAACTGGAGGCGGCCAAGAAGAACTTGAGCGAGGCGCTGGGGGACAACGTGAAACA ATACTGGGCCAACTTGAAGCTGTGGTTCAAGCAGAAGATCAGCAAGGAAGAGTTCGACCTTGAAGCCCACAGACTCCTCACACAGGACAACG TCCACTCTCACAATGATTTCCTCTTGGCCATCCTCACGCGTTGTCAGATTTTGGTTTCCACACCAG AGGGTGCTGGATCTTTGCCCTGGACAGGGGGCTCTGCAGCCAAGCCTGGAAAACCCAAGGGCAAGAAAAAGCTTTCTTCTGTCCGTCAAAAATTTGAT CATAGATTCCAGCCTCAGAACCCCCTCTCTGGAGCTCAGCAGTTTGTGGCAAAGGATCCCCAGGATGATGATGACTTGAAACTCTGTTCACACACGATGATGCTCCCCACACGGGGTCAGCTTGAAGGGAGGATGATCGTGACAGCCTATGAGCACGGGCTGGACAACGTCACCGAGGAAGCCGTTTCTGCCGTCGTCTATGCTGTGGAG aatcaTCTCAAAGATATACTGACATCAGTTGTATCGAGAAGGAAAGCTTACCGGGTACGAGATGGCCATTTTAAATACGCCTTTGGTAGTAACGTGACCCCACAACCATACCTGAAGAATAGTGTGGTGGCTTACAACAACTTGGTTGAAGG CCCTCCAGCTTTTTCTGCTCCCTGTGCCAGTCAGAATCCAGCTTCCCAGCCACACCCTGACGATGCTGAACAGCAGGCGGCGTTCCTGTTAGCATGCTCTGGGGACACTCTACCTGCATCCTTGCCTCCAGTGAACATGTACGACCTTTTTGAAGCTCTGCAG GTACACAGGGAAGTCATTCCTACACATACTGTGTATGCCCTTAACATCGAGAGGATCATCATGAAACTCTGGCACCCCAATCACGAAGAGCTACAACAAGACAAAGTTCACCGCCAGCGCTTGGCAGCCAAAGAAGGACTTTTGCTCTCCTAA